aTTAATGTAATGCTGGGTTTGGTTTGGGAGTGGCAAGTGTggttatgaatgaaatgtttatgtTACTGTATTGTGAGATTAGGTCAGGCAGTAAATGCACCATGTTACAAGGCCAGTAGTACCACcctggtctctgctttattctggtgTAGGCTGACCCAGAATCCAATAGTGCCTGTAGACAGAGTGAAAACAGGAAGGTAGAGGAATTGTATGATATAATGGGTGTCAGGGTGAGGTCTTCTCAGGGGACTGTGAAAGTGCCTGTTTTTGAGGTAATTCTGTGGCTTATCTCAGGCTAAAGTCTGGCCTGTACAAGGTTCTGAAGTATCCTAAACCCTGGAAAAAGTTAAATGGCGTCTCCTTGAACAGCACCATCAAATATGTCACTATTCCAACAAAATGAACTCAAAGGGATCATTAACAGTTCCTACATAGCTTTGGTTTCACTATCTGGTTATATGTAACACCAGCAGAACAGATGCACTGCACTACATGGTTATATATAACCtcagcaaaacagacagactgcactacagTACCTGGTTATGTGTGAACAGAtcacttttttgcattcttgTTTCTAAAGTGAATCTGGCTTTTGTattgtgctggctgtgtgttggCTTGCAATGCTGTGAGTAGTTAGTCACAGTTACCAGCAAAAGTAAAGAAGCAGAGCCTAACTCACTATCCACCCTGAAAGATGTGTGTTATTTCTTGCCTCTTTACTTTTGGTTGTATCTGTGCCAAATGTCAGAAGAAAGGGGGCCATTTGGGTAAGAATttcatctgtagaactgtcagagttctgtCCAACAGGACGTCTAATTCTCAGGCCCaaagtgctgcagttggagagtgtagcaaagtcattttcctcagagcatcagTAACTTTAAATCCTCATTATAACTCTTCATCACTCAATGTGATTACTGTTACATTGCACATATcagattttacagtatattgcgctgtttaaaaatacaataatatatcaaCTCtcttttgcagactgaacagctgtgacctcacagagaagtcctgtgaaattgtggcctctgctctccagtcatcaaactcacccctgagagatctggacctcagctacaataacctgggagattcaggagtgaagctgctctgtgctggactgatgagtccaaactgtaaactacagagactggaccTCAGCCACAATAACCTgagagattcaggagtgaagctgctctgtgctggactgatgagtccagactgtaaactacagagactggacctcagctacaatagcctgggagattcaggagtgaagctgctctgtgctggactgattagtccaaactgtaaactacagagactggacctcagctacaatagcctgggagattcaggagtgaagctgctctgtgctggactgatgagtccaaactgtaaactacagacacTGGGGTGAgttgtgctgtgtactgtgtgaccttaactaaatagaattagtgattatggatctgtgcagtgaaatataggGTTGAACAGAGAGCTGAACCTGAataatctcttgtagttcactttgttgatcccctttattaATTTTAAAGACTCAATCAAATAACCCTGAGTctacttttactaagcttgaagaagttaagcatctgaagtctttcctcaaaacttttatctttcataccaggaaccagTTTGGTTTCCCTTCTTTCAGCCTTTTCCA
The Anguilla rostrata isolate EN2019 unplaced genomic scaffold, ASM1855537v3 scaf1102, whole genome shotgun sequence genome window above contains:
- the LOC135247164 gene encoding ribonuclease inhibitor-like yields the protein MSPNCKLQTLGLNSCGLSEKSCEIVASALQSSNSPLRDLDLSYNSLGDSGVKLLCAGLMSPNCKLQRLGLYSCGLSEKSCEIVASALQSSNSPLRDLDLSYNSLGDSGVKLLCAGPMSPNCKLQRLGLNSCDLTEKSCEIVASALQSSNSPLRDLDLSYNNLGDSGVKLLCAGLMSPNCKLQRLDLSHNNLRDSGVKLLCAGLMSPDCKLQRLDLSYNSLGDSGVKLLCAGLISPNCKLQRLDLSYNSLGDSGVKLLCAGLMSPNCKLQTLG